From Alienimonas californiensis, a single genomic window includes:
- a CDS encoding response regulator transcription factor yields the protein MPGRVRLDDLEPAAAAHALPRGQEALIEPPFRVLVAEDNDALREVVLAVLERFAGVLELLEACHGGEAVRIIRAERVDVAVLDFRMPQNTGLEAYAELRAINPAAPGILISAETDEAMRRDAAALTVHRVLAKPVARRDLLAALDSALRTAYQAALPAAA from the coding sequence GTGCCCGGCCGCGTCCGGCTGGACGACCTTGAGCCCGCGGCCGCGGCGCACGCCCTGCCGAGGGGGCAGGAAGCGTTGATCGAACCCCCGTTCCGCGTGCTGGTGGCCGAGGACAACGACGCCCTGCGGGAAGTCGTGCTTGCCGTGCTGGAGCGGTTCGCGGGGGTGCTTGAACTGCTGGAGGCCTGCCACGGCGGCGAGGCGGTCCGCATCATCCGCGCCGAGCGGGTGGACGTGGCCGTGCTGGACTTCCGCATGCCGCAGAACACAGGCCTGGAAGCCTATGCCGAGTTGCGGGCGATCAACCCGGCCGCCCCGGGCATCCTCATCTCCGCGGAAACGGACGAGGCGATGCGGCGGGACGCGGCGGCCCTGACGGTGCACCGTGTGCTCGCCAAGCCGGTCGCCCGCCGCGATTTGCTCGCCGCGTTGGACTCGGCGTTGCGAACCGCCTACCAGGCGGCCCTCCCCGCCGCCGCCTGA
- a CDS encoding Dabb family protein produces MSDSAAAVASPAARRGRSRRFAVVAGLSCAAAALLATAPAALLGEDPAPAQSASPMINHSVYFTLNESTPEGRAELVAACQKYLTDHEGTVYFAAGPRAEEFSREVNDQTFDVSLLVVFESKEAHDKYAVAPRHLEFIKEQKANWKTVRVFDSEVAPSK; encoded by the coding sequence ATGTCCGACTCCGCCGCCGCCGTTGCCTCTCCCGCCGCCCGCCGCGGGCGGTCCCGCCGGTTCGCCGTCGTCGCCGGGCTGTCCTGCGCCGCCGCGGCGTTGCTGGCGACGGCTCCGGCCGCTTTGCTGGGCGAAGATCCCGCCCCCGCCCAATCCGCCTCGCCGATGATCAACCACAGCGTCTACTTCACTCTGAACGAGTCCACCCCCGAGGGGCGGGCCGAACTGGTCGCCGCCTGCCAGAAGTACCTCACCGACCACGAGGGCACGGTCTACTTCGCCGCCGGCCCGCGGGCCGAGGAGTTCTCCCGGGAAGTGAACGACCAGACCTTCGACGTCTCGCTGCTGGTCGTGTTCGAGTCCAAGGAGGCCCACGACAAGTACGCCGTCGCCCCGCGGCACTTGGAGTTCATCAAGGAGCAGAAGGCGAACTGGAAGACGGTGCGCGTGTTCGACTCCGAAGTCGCCCCGAGCAAGTAA
- a CDS encoding sensor histidine kinase gives MSYRTLKRLLGETSLERKCRLLFGSGLLALIIGSFLLYRGLNRRVVWDQNRDVARLHVGSVLREFHERLKQSGGDADEAASQGDLADFAPATLPDDLRGYLYRVYAPDPSRADALLTPPDKEGLDALADLRAGEEEVTRIEETDDGPRFHFYAAARNDPARCAACHTGAAPGALLGAVHVTLPLGRTRASLARNDVFLLTTGVVTAVLAMLAAWAIVRYVIVKPVLHLKEVADEIARGTLDRRSDIRTGDEFEELSQAFNRMLRHLITLQDELRDKNVELDTRADRLAQANMELYETNRLKDEFLATMSHELRTPLNSILGFSEVLENSPALDVKQKKWVGNIRNGGRDLKVLIDDILDLAKIESGKLDVNPAPVDLERLCHRQADALRPIAERKGIEMAVEIDRSLPELHQDAGKLQQILNNLLSNALKFTPSGGQVRVRGRDLGPRDRRGGALIGPIGSGRHAERWFELAVSDTGIGIPLEDQAAIFEKFRQARGPSADGRAADAMTREHGGTGLGLSIVKELCRLLGGEVTCTSEYGRGSLFTVRLPVRCPDPEPPGPAEEPGELRLPRSPASAA, from the coding sequence ATGTCCTACCGCACCCTCAAGCGGCTGCTCGGCGAGACGAGCCTGGAGCGGAAGTGCCGGCTGCTGTTCGGCAGCGGGTTGCTGGCGCTCATCATCGGCTCCTTCCTGCTGTACCGCGGGCTGAACCGGCGGGTGGTTTGGGATCAGAACCGGGACGTCGCCCGGCTGCACGTCGGGTCGGTGTTGCGGGAGTTCCACGAACGGCTGAAGCAGTCCGGCGGCGACGCCGACGAGGCGGCGTCGCAGGGCGATCTGGCGGACTTCGCCCCCGCCACGCTGCCGGACGACCTGCGGGGCTACCTGTACCGCGTCTACGCCCCGGACCCCAGCCGGGCCGACGCCCTGCTGACCCCGCCAGATAAGGAGGGCCTGGACGCCCTCGCTGACCTGCGCGCCGGCGAAGAAGAGGTGACCCGGATCGAAGAGACCGACGACGGCCCGCGGTTCCACTTCTACGCCGCCGCCCGCAACGATCCGGCCCGCTGCGCGGCCTGCCACACGGGGGCGGCGCCGGGCGCCCTGCTGGGGGCGGTGCACGTCACGCTGCCGCTGGGCCGCACCCGGGCCAGCCTCGCCCGCAACGACGTGTTCCTGCTGACGACCGGCGTGGTCACCGCCGTGCTGGCGATGCTCGCCGCCTGGGCGATCGTGCGGTACGTGATCGTCAAGCCGGTGCTGCACCTCAAGGAGGTCGCCGACGAGATCGCCCGCGGCACCCTCGACCGCCGCAGCGACATCCGCACCGGGGACGAGTTCGAGGAGCTGTCCCAGGCGTTCAACCGGATGCTCCGCCACCTCATTACCCTGCAGGACGAACTGCGGGACAAGAACGTGGAGCTGGACACCCGGGCCGACCGCCTCGCCCAAGCGAATATGGAGCTGTACGAGACGAACCGGCTGAAGGACGAGTTCCTGGCCACAATGAGCCACGAGCTGCGCACCCCGCTCAACAGCATCCTGGGCTTCAGCGAAGTCCTGGAGAACTCGCCGGCCCTGGACGTCAAGCAGAAGAAGTGGGTCGGTAACATCCGCAACGGCGGCCGCGACCTGAAGGTGCTGATCGACGACATCCTCGATTTAGCCAAGATCGAAAGCGGCAAACTGGACGTGAACCCCGCGCCGGTCGATCTGGAACGCCTCTGCCACCGGCAGGCGGACGCCCTGCGGCCGATCGCGGAGCGGAAGGGCATCGAGATGGCCGTGGAGATCGATCGCTCCCTGCCGGAACTGCATCAGGACGCCGGCAAGTTGCAGCAGATTCTCAACAACCTGCTGTCGAACGCCCTGAAGTTCACCCCCTCCGGCGGTCAGGTGCGGGTCCGCGGCCGGGACCTCGGCCCGCGGGACCGCCGCGGCGGGGCGCTGATCGGCCCGATCGGCAGCGGCCGGCACGCCGAACGCTGGTTCGAACTCGCCGTCTCGGACACCGGCATCGGCATCCCGCTGGAAGATCAGGCGGCGATCTTCGAGAAGTTCCGGCAGGCCCGCGGCCCCTCCGCCGACGGTCGCGCCGCCGACGCCATGACCCGCGAGCACGGCGGCACCGGGCTGGGGCTTTCCATCGTCAAGGAACTCTGCCGCCTGCTCGGGGGTGAGGTGACCTGCACCAGCGAGTACGGCCGCGGCAGCCTGTTCACCGTGCGGCTGCCGGTCCGCTGCCCGGACCCTGAGCCGCCCGGCCCCGCGGAGGAGCCGGGCGAACTGCGTCTGCCGCGTTCGCCCGCCTCCGCCGCGTGA
- the frr gene encoding ribosome recycling factor: MDPDEILLDAEERMGKAADVYQHQLTGIRTGRASAGLVESVRVDLYGSPTPLKQCATISTPEPQQIAIRPYDASQINAVVKAIQASDLGLAPNSDGRMVRLNVPPLSTERRKQLVSRVNSLAEEAKVSIRNVRRDANKSADGLEKEIGEDEVKRVKDEVQELTKKFEGKVADAAKTKEEEVMED, from the coding sequence ATGGATCCCGACGAAATTCTTCTCGACGCCGAAGAACGCATGGGCAAGGCGGCGGACGTGTATCAGCACCAACTCACCGGCATCCGCACCGGCCGGGCGAGCGCCGGGCTGGTGGAGAGCGTGCGGGTCGACCTGTACGGCAGCCCCACGCCGCTGAAGCAGTGCGCCACGATCAGCACGCCGGAGCCGCAGCAGATCGCCATTCGTCCCTACGACGCCAGCCAGATCAACGCGGTGGTCAAGGCGATTCAGGCCAGCGACCTCGGCCTGGCCCCCAACAGCGACGGCCGGATGGTGCGGTTGAACGTGCCGCCGCTCTCCACGGAGCGTCGCAAGCAACTGGTCTCCCGAGTGAACTCGCTGGCGGAGGAGGCGAAGGTCTCCATCCGTAACGTCCGCCGCGACGCCAACAAGAGCGCCGACGGTCTGGAGAAGGAGATCGGCGAGGACGAGGTGAAGCGGGTCAAGGACGAGGTGCAGGAACTCACCAAGAAGTTCGAGGGCAAGGTGGCCGACGCGGCGAAGACCAAGGAAGAAGAGGTGATGGAGGACTGA
- the ffh gene encoding signal recognition particle protein: MSFIDRGRLTEATVREGMKQVRQALLEADVAYDVARDFTKRVSEQAVGDRVLKSLKPSEQIVGIVYRELVALMGGDPDSEFQPSSVAAQIGVKRDGVTVLMMCGLQGAGKTTTCGKLARALKKDGFAPLLVAADLQRPAAIEQLKTLGEQVGVPVYTEDPANSTPVKVCQNGVKEAQRRGDVRVVILDTAGRLGVDEDLMRELSAIDRKVGPDAAFLVADAMTGQDAVNSAKAFNEALELDGVVLTKMDGDTRGGAALSIKAVTGVPLKFVGTGETLDGLEAFHPDRMAGRILGGGDMATLLEKAQREFDADEMAEQQARMAEGKFTLLDFQKAMRQIGKLGSMRSVMKMIPGMGQLAELDPEADMDREVGRVNAMIGSMTQEERLNPDRIDRSRRNRIASGAGVQPHEVHKLLKDFKGMSGMMQNMAGLGMRDRMAAVKGLAGQMSANPGGQLQSRKQSTKTDVDLARLREERKRKKKLAKKSRKKNR, encoded by the coding sequence ATGTCCTTCATCGACCGCGGTCGCCTCACGGAGGCGACCGTCCGGGAGGGCATGAAGCAGGTCCGGCAGGCGCTGCTGGAGGCGGACGTCGCCTACGACGTCGCCCGGGACTTCACCAAGCGGGTCTCCGAGCAGGCGGTCGGCGACCGTGTGCTCAAATCGCTGAAGCCCAGCGAGCAGATCGTCGGGATCGTCTACCGGGAGCTCGTCGCCCTGATGGGCGGCGACCCGGACAGCGAGTTTCAGCCGTCCTCCGTCGCCGCCCAGATCGGCGTGAAGCGGGACGGCGTGACCGTGCTGATGATGTGCGGTCTGCAGGGCGCCGGCAAAACGACCACCTGCGGCAAGCTGGCCCGGGCCCTGAAGAAGGACGGCTTCGCCCCGCTGCTGGTCGCCGCCGACCTCCAGCGCCCGGCCGCCATCGAGCAGTTGAAGACGCTCGGCGAGCAGGTCGGCGTGCCGGTCTACACCGAGGACCCGGCGAACAGCACGCCGGTCAAGGTGTGCCAGAACGGCGTGAAGGAGGCCCAGCGTCGCGGGGACGTGCGGGTCGTGATTCTCGACACCGCCGGCCGGCTGGGCGTCGACGAAGACCTGATGCGGGAGCTGTCCGCGATTGACCGGAAGGTCGGCCCGGACGCGGCGTTCCTCGTCGCCGACGCAATGACCGGCCAGGACGCCGTCAACAGCGCCAAGGCCTTCAACGAGGCGTTGGAGCTGGACGGCGTCGTTCTCACCAAGATGGACGGCGACACTCGCGGCGGTGCCGCGCTGTCGATCAAGGCGGTCACGGGCGTCCCGCTGAAGTTCGTGGGCACCGGCGAGACGCTGGACGGGCTGGAGGCCTTCCACCCGGATCGCATGGCCGGCCGCATCCTCGGCGGCGGCGACATGGCGACCCTGCTGGAAAAGGCCCAGCGGGAGTTCGACGCCGACGAGATGGCCGAGCAGCAGGCTCGGATGGCCGAGGGGAAGTTCACCCTGTTGGACTTCCAGAAGGCCATGCGGCAGATCGGCAAGCTGGGGTCGATGCGCTCCGTGATGAAGATGATCCCCGGGATGGGGCAGCTCGCGGAGTTGGATCCGGAGGCCGACATGGACCGCGAGGTCGGCCGGGTCAACGCGATGATCGGGTCGATGACGCAGGAGGAGCGGCTCAACCCGGACCGCATCGACCGCTCCCGCCGCAACCGCATTGCCTCCGGCGCCGGCGTCCAGCCGCACGAAGTCCACAAGCTGCTGAAGGACTTCAAAGGGATGTCCGGCATGATGCAGAACATGGCTGGCTTGGGCATGCGCGACCGGATGGCCGCCGTGAAGGGTCTTGCCGGGCAGATGTCCGCCAACCCCGGCGGGCAGCTTCAGTCCCGCAAGCAGTCCACGAAGACCGACGTGGATCTCGCCCGGCTCCGCGAAGAGCGCAAGCGCAAAAAAAAGCTCGCCAAGAAGAGCCGCAAGAAGAACCGCTGA
- the rpsP gene encoding 30S ribosomal protein S16: protein MAVRIRMKRLGRTHRPFYRICVMDSRVQRDGKAIEEVGHYDPMVPDKSKRVKLDLERIDYWVGVGAQPSHKVGVLIKKVRKNDFGTAKAPPPLTAPKEEAKPVEEAPAEETAEAPAEETAAE from the coding sequence ATGGCTGTTCGTATCCGCATGAAGCGCCTCGGGCGCACGCACCGTCCCTTCTATCGCATCTGCGTGATGGACTCCCGCGTTCAGCGGGACGGGAAGGCCATCGAGGAGGTCGGCCACTACGACCCGATGGTCCCCGACAAGTCCAAGCGGGTGAAGCTGGACCTGGAGCGGATCGACTATTGGGTCGGCGTCGGCGCCCAGCCCAGCCACAAGGTCGGCGTGCTGATCAAGAAGGTTCGCAAGAACGACTTCGGCACCGCCAAGGCCCCGCCGCCGCTGACCGCTCCGAAGGAAGAGGCGAAGCCCGTCGAGGAGGCTCCCGCCGAGGAGACGGCCGAGGCTCCCGCCGAAGAGACCGCTGCGGAATGA